In Rhinopithecus roxellana isolate Shanxi Qingling chromosome 4, ASM756505v1, whole genome shotgun sequence, a single genomic region encodes these proteins:
- the LOC115897009 gene encoding HLA class I histocompatibility antigen, B-15 alpha chain-like — translation MRVMAPQTLLLLLSGALALTDTWAGSHSLRYFSAGTSRSGRGEPRFISVCYVEDTQFVRFDSDAASPRMEPRAPWVEQEGPEYWEEQTGLAKDFAQTFRVSLRNLRGYYNQSEAGSHTLQRMSGCDLGPDRHLLRGYHQIAYDGKDYIALNGDLRSWTAADTAADTAAQITQHKWEAAREAEQWRAHLEGTCVEWQRRHLENGKETLQRADPPKTHMTHHPVSDHEATLRCWVLGFYPAEITLTWQGDGEDQTQDTELVKTRPAGDGTYQKWGAVVVPSGEEQRYTCHVQHEGLPEPLTLRWEPSSQSTIPIVGIVAGLAVLAVVVTGAVVAAVMWRRKSSGGKGGSYSQAASSDSAQGSAVSLTA, via the exons ATGCGGGTCATGGCGCCCCAAaccctcctcctgctgctctcGGGGGCCCTGGCCCTGACCGACACCTGGGCCG GCTCGCACTCCTTGAGGTATTTCAGCGCCGGCACGTCCCGGTCTGGCCGCGGGGAGCCCCGCTTCATCTCCGTGTGTTACGTGGAGGACACGCAGTTCGTGCGGTTCGACAGCGACGCCGCGAGTCCAAGGATGGAGCCGCGGGCGCCGTGGGTGGAGCAGGAGGGGCCGGAGTATTGGGAGGAGCAGACAGGGCTCGCCAAGGACTTTGCACAGACTTTCCGAGTGAGCCTGAGGAACCTGCGCGGCTACTACAACCAGAGCGAGGCCG GGTCTCACACCCTCCAGAGGATGTCTGGCTGCGATCTGGGGCCCGACCGGCACCTCCTCCGCGGGTATCACCAGATCGCCTACGATGGCAAGGATTACATCGCCCTGAACGGGGACCTGCGCTCCTGGACCGCGGCAGACACGGCGGCAGACACGGCGGCTCAGATCACCCAGCACAAGTGGGAGGCGGCCCGCGAGGCAGAGCAGTGGAGAGCCCACCTGGAGGGGACGTGCGTGGAGTGGCAGCGCAGACACCTGGAGAACGGGAAGGAGACACTGCAGCGCG CAGATCCCCCAAAGACACACATGACCCACCACCCCGTCTCTGACCATGAGGCCACCCTGAGGTGCTGGGTCCTGGGCTTCTATCCTGCGGAGATCACACTGACCTGGCAGGGGGATGGGGAGGACCAAACTCAGGACACCGAGCTTGTGAAGACCAGGCCAGCAGGAGATGGAACTTACCAGAAGTGGGGAGCTGTGGTGGTGCCTTCTGGAGAAGAGCAGAGATACACGTGCCATGTGCAGCATGAGGGGCTGCCGGAACCCCTCACCCTGAGATGGG AGCCATCTTCCCAGTCCACCATCCCCATCGTGGGGATTGTTGCTGGCCTGGCTGTCCTAGCAGTTGTGGTCACCGGAGCTGTGGTCGCTGCTGTgatgtggaggaggaagagctcAG GTGGAAAAGGAGGGAGCTACTCTCAGGCTGCGT CCAGCGACAGTGCCCAGGGCTCTGCTGTGTCTCTCACGGCTTGA